One Cryptosporangium aurantiacum DNA window includes the following coding sequences:
- a CDS encoding histidinol-phosphate transaminase has translation MSAPTLPAPGPDGRWADRTVTLADLPIRDELRGSEPYGAPQLDVPVALNTNENSYPVPADVVEAIVDAVRTEAAGLNRYPDREAVALREDLARYIAHGLTVHNLWAANGSNEVLQQLLQVFGGPGRTALGFTPAYSMHPILSTGTGTAWIDGRRNADFSVDAENAAADVRKHDPDIVFLCSPNNPTGTALGLDVVEAVLAESRGMVVVDEAYAEFARPGTPSALTLLGASPRLVVTRTMSKAFALAGARLGYLAADPAVIDAVRLVRLPYHLSALTQAAARAALAHADALLATVEAIKQQRDRIVDELAARGLDVVPSDANFVLFGGPTENGGLGDQKAVWRRVLDRGVLIRDVGLPGYLRVTAGTPAETDAFLVALDAALDQKGQA, from the coding sequence ATGAGCGCGCCGACGCTGCCCGCGCCCGGGCCGGACGGGCGTTGGGCCGACCGCACCGTGACCCTCGCTGATCTCCCGATCCGGGACGAGCTGCGGGGCTCCGAACCGTACGGCGCACCGCAGCTCGACGTCCCCGTGGCGTTGAACACGAACGAGAACTCGTACCCGGTGCCCGCGGACGTCGTCGAGGCGATCGTGGACGCGGTCCGCACCGAGGCGGCCGGGCTCAACCGGTACCCCGACCGCGAAGCGGTCGCGCTCCGCGAGGACCTGGCCCGCTACATCGCGCACGGGCTCACCGTGCACAACCTCTGGGCCGCGAACGGCTCCAACGAGGTACTGCAGCAGCTGCTGCAGGTGTTCGGCGGCCCCGGACGCACCGCGCTCGGCTTCACCCCCGCGTACTCGATGCACCCGATCCTGAGCACCGGCACCGGCACCGCCTGGATCGACGGCAGGCGCAACGCCGACTTCTCGGTCGACGCCGAGAACGCCGCCGCCGACGTGCGGAAACACGACCCCGACATCGTGTTCCTCTGCTCACCGAACAACCCGACCGGCACCGCGCTCGGCCTCGACGTCGTCGAGGCGGTGCTCGCCGAGTCGCGCGGCATGGTCGTGGTGGACGAGGCCTACGCCGAGTTCGCCCGGCCGGGCACGCCGAGCGCGCTGACGCTGCTCGGCGCGAGCCCGCGGCTGGTCGTCACCCGGACGATGAGCAAGGCGTTCGCGCTTGCCGGTGCCCGTCTCGGTTACCTGGCCGCCGATCCGGCGGTGATCGACGCGGTGCGGCTCGTGCGTCTGCCGTACCACCTCTCCGCGCTCACCCAGGCCGCCGCCAGGGCCGCGCTCGCACACGCGGACGCGCTGCTGGCGACGGTCGAGGCGATCAAGCAGCAGCGCGACCGGATCGTCGACGAGCTGGCCGCCCGCGGTCTGGACGTCGTCCCCAGCGACGCGAACTTCGTGCTGTTCGGCGGCCCCACCGAGAACGGCGGACTAGGTGACCAGAAGGCGGTCTGGCGGCGGGTGCTCGACCGCGGCGTCCTGATCCGGGACGTCGGGCTGCCGGGCTACCTCCGCGTCACCGCAGGCACCCCGGCCGAGACCGACGCGTTCCTCGTGGCGCTGGACGCAGCGCTGGATCAGAAAGGGCAAGCATGA
- the hisB gene encoding imidazoleglycerol-phosphate dehydratase HisB, with the protein MSRTGRIERVTGESKVLVEIDLDGSGKCDISTGVGFYDHMLNQLGKHGGFDLTVQTVGDLHIDAHHTVEDTAIALGQAFNQALGDKAGIRRFGDALVPLDEALVQVAVDLAGRPYLVHEEPAVMEVAQIGTAFPATLVRHIWEAFTHNASIALHVLVRSGRDPHHIAESQFKAVARALRDATAFDPRVTGIPSTKGRLSG; encoded by the coding sequence ATGAGCCGCACCGGGCGGATCGAACGGGTCACCGGCGAGTCCAAGGTGCTCGTCGAGATCGACCTCGATGGGTCGGGTAAGTGCGACATCTCGACCGGCGTCGGGTTCTACGACCACATGCTGAACCAGCTCGGCAAGCACGGCGGGTTCGACCTGACCGTGCAGACCGTCGGCGACCTGCACATCGACGCGCACCACACGGTCGAGGACACCGCGATCGCACTGGGCCAGGCGTTCAACCAGGCGCTCGGCGACAAGGCGGGCATCCGCCGGTTCGGCGACGCGCTGGTGCCGCTGGACGAGGCGCTGGTCCAGGTCGCGGTCGACCTGGCCGGGCGTCCGTACCTGGTGCACGAGGAGCCGGCGGTGATGGAGGTGGCCCAGATCGGCACCGCGTTTCCGGCGACGCTGGTGCGGCACATCTGGGAGGCGTTCACCCACAACGCGTCGATCGCGCTGCACGTCCTCGTCCGCTCCGGACGCGACCCGCACCACATCGCGGAGTCGCAGTTCAAGGCCGTCGCCCGTGCGCTGCGGGATGCGACCGCGTTCGATCCGCGGGTGACCGGGATCCCGTCGACGAAGGGACGGCTGTCCGGATGA
- the hisH gene encoding imidazole glycerol phosphate synthase subunit HisH: MSPRVVVLDYGSGNLRSAERALARAGADVTVTPDLDVAAEADGLVVPGVGAYAACMAGIEKLGAQDVIHARVADGRPVLGICVGMQVLFEFGVEHGVRTHGLGVFPGGVTRLTAERIPHMGWNTVEVGSGSNLFRGVEDERFYFVHSYAAPPTGIEGVLTTASHDEPFLAAIERGPVAATQFHPEKSGDAGAAVLANWVRELT; the protein is encoded by the coding sequence ATGAGCCCGCGGGTCGTCGTGCTCGACTACGGGTCGGGCAACCTCCGGTCCGCCGAGCGGGCGCTGGCCCGCGCGGGCGCCGACGTGACCGTGACGCCGGATCTGGACGTGGCCGCGGAGGCCGACGGCCTGGTGGTGCCCGGCGTCGGCGCGTACGCCGCCTGCATGGCTGGGATCGAGAAGCTCGGTGCGCAGGACGTGATCCACGCCCGGGTGGCGGACGGCCGGCCGGTGCTCGGCATCTGCGTCGGCATGCAGGTGCTGTTCGAGTTCGGCGTCGAGCACGGCGTCCGCACCCATGGCCTCGGCGTCTTCCCTGGTGGCGTCACCCGGCTGACCGCCGAGCGCATCCCGCACATGGGGTGGAACACGGTCGAGGTCGGTTCCGGGTCGAACCTGTTCCGCGGTGTCGAGGACGAGCGGTTCTACTTCGTCCACTCGTACGCCGCGCCGCCGACCGGCATCGAGGGCGTGCTCACCACCGCGTCCCACGACGAGCCGTTCCTGGCCGCGATCGAACGCGGTCCGGTCGCCGCGACGCAGTTCCACCCGGAGAAGTCCGGCGACGCGGGTGCTGCGGTGCTCGCGAACTGGGTACGGGAACTGACATGA
- the priA gene encoding bifunctional 1-(5-phosphoribosyl)-5-((5-phosphoribosylamino)methylideneamino)imidazole-4-carboxamide isomerase/phosphoribosylanthranilate isomerase PriA yields the protein MTRLELLPAVDVADGQAVRLVQGEAGSETSYGDPLEAALTWQRDGAEWIHLVDLDAAFGRGSNAAQLASVVAAVDVKVELSGGIRDDASLRAALATGCTRVNIGTAALEDPEWCAKAIAEHGDRIAVGLDVRGTTLAARGWTRDGGELFEVLARLDSEGCSRYVVTDVRRDGTLTGPNVELLKQVCAATDRPVVASGGVSTLDDLRELATLVPLGVEGAIVGKALYAGAFTLPEALAAVAE from the coding sequence ATGACTAGGCTCGAGCTGCTTCCCGCGGTCGACGTCGCCGATGGCCAGGCAGTCCGATTGGTGCAGGGGGAGGCGGGCAGCGAGACCTCTTACGGGGACCCGCTGGAGGCCGCGCTCACCTGGCAGCGCGACGGCGCGGAGTGGATCCACCTGGTGGACCTCGATGCGGCGTTCGGACGCGGATCCAACGCGGCGCAGCTGGCTTCCGTCGTCGCGGCGGTGGACGTGAAGGTCGAGCTGTCCGGCGGCATCCGGGACGACGCGTCGCTGCGGGCCGCACTGGCTACCGGCTGCACGCGGGTGAACATCGGCACTGCCGCGCTGGAGGACCCGGAGTGGTGCGCGAAAGCCATCGCCGAGCACGGTGACCGGATCGCGGTCGGCCTGGACGTCCGCGGCACGACGCTGGCGGCGCGCGGCTGGACCCGCGACGGTGGTGAGCTTTTCGAGGTGCTGGCTCGCCTGGACTCCGAGGGCTGCTCGCGGTACGTGGTCACCGACGTCCGCCGGGACGGCACGCTGACCGGCCCGAACGTCGAGCTGCTCAAGCAGGTGTGCGCCGCCACCGACCGGCCGGTGGTCGCGTCCGGTGGGGTGTCCACGCTGGACGACCTGCGTGAGCTGGCGACGCTGGTGCCGCTCGGCGTCGAGGGCGCGATCGTCGGCAAGGCGCTCTACGCCGGGGCGTTCACGCTGCCCGAGGCGCTCGCGGCGGTGGCCGAGTGA
- the hisF gene encoding imidazole glycerol phosphate synthase subunit HisF translates to MTVAVRVIPCLDVDKGRVVKGVNFTRLRDAGDPVELARAYDAAGADELTFLDITASSSGRETTYDVVRRTAETVFIPLTVGGGVRTTADVDALLRAGADKVGINTAAIARPELLREAAERFGSQCVVLSVDARRVVDGPPTPSGFEVTTHGGRRGTGIDAVEWAARGQEYGVGEILLNSMDGDGTKDGYDLPLITAVRAVVDVPVIASGGAGALEHFPPAIEAGADAVLAASVFHFGELTIGEVKATLRTSGAPVR, encoded by the coding sequence GTGACCGTAGCCGTGCGGGTGATCCCGTGTCTCGACGTCGACAAGGGCCGGGTCGTGAAGGGTGTCAACTTCACCCGGCTGCGGGACGCGGGTGACCCGGTCGAGCTGGCGCGGGCGTACGACGCGGCCGGCGCCGACGAGCTGACGTTCCTCGACATCACCGCGTCGTCCTCGGGGCGGGAGACCACCTACGACGTGGTGCGCCGCACCGCGGAGACCGTGTTCATCCCGCTCACGGTCGGGGGTGGGGTCCGCACCACGGCGGACGTGGACGCGCTGCTCCGGGCCGGTGCGGACAAGGTCGGGATCAACACCGCGGCGATCGCGCGGCCGGAGCTGCTGCGGGAGGCCGCCGAGCGGTTCGGTTCGCAGTGCGTCGTGCTCTCGGTGGACGCCCGGCGGGTGGTCGACGGCCCGCCGACGCCGAGCGGCTTCGAAGTGACGACGCACGGCGGACGCCGGGGGACCGGCATCGACGCGGTGGAGTGGGCAGCGCGCGGCCAGGAGTACGGGGTCGGCGAGATCCTGCTCAACTCGATGGACGGCGACGGGACCAAGGACGGATACGACCTGCCGCTGATCACCGCGGTGCGGGCGGTCGTGGACGTCCCGGTGATCGCCAGCGGCGGCGCCGGCGCGCTGGAGCACTTCCCGCCCGCGATCGAGGCCGGCGCCGACGCGGTACTCGCCGCCAGCGTCTTCCACTTCGGCGAATTGACGATCGGCGAGGTCAAAGCCACCCTGCGCACCTCCGGCGCCCCCGTCCGCTAA
- a CDS encoding TIGR03085 family metal-binding protein: MPTIAQSERAELADLFEAIGPDAPTLCSGWTTADLAAHLVVRERRPDSTPGIRLGAFAGWTERVRLGALHERGYAGLIRDLRSGPPRWSPFGLPGVDGLANSVEMFVHHEDVRRAQDGWEPRALSAGVQKALWRTLGMARILLRSASSGVTLAAPGIGERVAKAGEPMVVVTGEPAELILFCYGRQQHSRVTIEGDAAAADQLRAADLGV, translated from the coding sequence ATGCCGACGATCGCGCAGTCCGAGCGTGCCGAACTCGCCGACTTGTTCGAGGCCATCGGTCCGGACGCCCCGACGCTCTGTTCCGGCTGGACCACCGCTGACCTGGCCGCACACCTGGTCGTGCGCGAGCGTCGTCCGGACAGCACCCCCGGCATCCGACTCGGCGCGTTCGCCGGCTGGACCGAGCGCGTCCGGCTGGGCGCCCTGCACGAACGCGGGTACGCGGGGCTGATCCGCGACCTGCGGTCCGGCCCGCCCCGGTGGAGCCCGTTCGGGCTGCCCGGCGTCGACGGGCTCGCCAACTCGGTGGAGATGTTCGTACATCACGAGGACGTACGGCGGGCCCAGGACGGTTGGGAACCGCGTGCGTTGTCGGCCGGCGTCCAGAAAGCACTGTGGCGGACGCTCGGCATGGCCCGGATCTTGCTCCGGTCCGCGTCGTCCGGCGTCACGCTGGCCGCGCCGGGGATCGGCGAGCGGGTCGCCAAGGCCGGCGAGCCGATGGTCGTGGTGACCGGCGAGCCGGCCGAGCTGATCCTGTTCTGCTACGGCAGGCAGCAGCACAGCCGGGTGACGATCGAGGGTGACGCCGCAGCCGCCGACCAGCTGCGCGCCGCGGATCTCGGCGTCTGA
- a CDS encoding TetR family transcriptional regulator — translation MARTGRRPGGGSGTQQAILDAARAAFTESGYDGATIRAIAGKAGVDPALVHHYFGTKEHLFVATMELPFDPTEVLPGLIAPGLDGLGERLVRMLLSIWDNMGDQNPFAALLRSAMTHERAAVMFREFASTAIFGTVMKAIDADRPELRTGMVASQVAGLVMTRYLLKLPAMVEATPDEIVAGIGPTIQRYLTEPLGLPPR, via the coding sequence GTGGCACGAACCGGACGACGGCCGGGCGGCGGCTCGGGGACGCAGCAGGCGATCCTCGACGCCGCCCGGGCCGCGTTCACCGAATCCGGGTACGACGGCGCCACGATCCGCGCGATCGCCGGGAAGGCGGGCGTCGACCCCGCCCTCGTGCACCACTACTTTGGGACGAAGGAGCACCTCTTCGTCGCGACGATGGAGCTGCCGTTCGATCCGACCGAGGTGCTCCCGGGCCTGATCGCGCCCGGTCTCGACGGATTGGGCGAACGGCTGGTCCGGATGTTGCTCTCGATCTGGGACAACATGGGCGATCAGAACCCGTTCGCCGCGTTGCTGCGCAGCGCGATGACCCATGAGCGGGCCGCGGTGATGTTCCGCGAGTTCGCGTCCACCGCGATCTTCGGCACGGTCATGAAGGCCATCGACGCCGACCGGCCGGAGCTGCGAACCGGCATGGTCGCCTCCCAGGTGGCCGGGTTGGTGATGACCCGGTACCTGCTCAAGCTGCCCGCGATGGTCGAGGCCACTCCGGACGAGATCGTCGCCGGTATCGGTCCCACGATTCAGCGATACTTGACCGAACCACTCGGCCTGCCGCCGCGGTGA
- a CDS encoding ABC transporter permease → MATATLSARPAVRVLSVRSTGATAKRVLTQLVRDRRTVAMLLVVPSLLMVLLRYVFDDQVLFNRIAPALLGVFPFIVMFLLTSVAMLRERTSGTLERLLTTPMAKADLLLGYGIAFAVAAAAQATVACATAYWLLDLTTQGSVGLLVLVAVADAILGMALGLWVSAFARTEFQAVQFMPAFVLPQVLLCGLLTPRDAMADWLEAISNVLPMSYAVDALNEVQNNSEVTSALIGDLAIVVGATVLALALAAATLRRRTA, encoded by the coding sequence ATGGCCACCGCGACGCTGTCCGCCCGCCCGGCCGTACGGGTGCTATCCGTCCGTAGCACCGGCGCCACCGCCAAGAGGGTGCTCACCCAGCTCGTCCGCGACCGGCGCACGGTAGCGATGCTCCTGGTCGTACCGAGCCTCCTCATGGTGCTGCTGCGCTACGTCTTCGACGACCAGGTGCTGTTCAACCGGATCGCCCCCGCGCTGCTCGGAGTGTTCCCGTTCATCGTGATGTTCCTGCTGACCAGCGTGGCCATGCTGCGGGAACGCACGTCGGGCACGCTCGAACGCCTGCTGACCACGCCGATGGCAAAAGCGGACCTGCTGCTCGGCTACGGCATCGCGTTCGCGGTCGCCGCCGCGGCGCAGGCGACGGTCGCGTGTGCGACCGCGTACTGGCTGCTCGACCTGACGACACAGGGATCGGTCGGGCTGCTGGTCCTGGTCGCGGTGGCCGACGCGATCCTCGGCATGGCGCTCGGCCTGTGGGTCAGCGCGTTCGCCCGCACCGAGTTCCAGGCGGTGCAGTTCATGCCGGCGTTCGTCCTGCCGCAGGTTCTGCTGTGCGGCCTGCTGACACCCCGGGATGCGATGGCCGACTGGCTGGAGGCGATCAGTAACGTGTTGCCGATGAGCTACGCCGTCGACGCCCTCAACGAGGTGCAGAACAACAGCGAGGTGACCAGCGCGCTGATCGGCGACCTCGCGATCGTCGTCGGCGCGACGGTGCTGGCGCTGGCGCTGGCGGCGGCCACTTTGCGGCGGCGGACCGCCTGA
- a CDS encoding ABC transporter ATP-binding protein — translation MEAAVAVSDLVVERGKRRVLHGVNFSAPSGTVIGLLGPSGCGKTTLMRCLVGVQKIRSGTVTVLGEPAGSAPLRRRVGYLTQQPSVYGDLTVRENTRYFAAVLGVGHAAADQAIADVGLATHADQLVGALSGGQHARASLACALLGRPEVLVLDEPTVGQDPVLRQDLWQQFHQLAADGTLLVVSSHVMDEAGKCDRLLLMRDGRFVADAEPAALRADTGTDDLEEAFLRIIRANSEKTATEVA, via the coding sequence ATGGAGGCGGCGGTAGCGGTCAGCGACCTCGTCGTCGAGCGCGGAAAACGTCGGGTATTGCATGGTGTGAACTTCTCGGCGCCGTCCGGAACGGTCATCGGGCTGCTCGGCCCGAGCGGCTGCGGCAAGACGACGCTGATGCGGTGCCTGGTGGGTGTGCAGAAGATCCGGTCCGGCACCGTCACCGTGCTGGGCGAGCCCGCGGGCAGCGCGCCCCTGCGGCGTCGCGTCGGCTACCTCACCCAGCAACCCTCGGTCTACGGGGACCTCACGGTCCGGGAGAACACGCGCTACTTCGCCGCCGTCCTCGGCGTGGGGCACGCGGCAGCCGATCAGGCGATCGCCGACGTCGGGCTCGCGACGCACGCGGATCAGCTGGTCGGCGCGCTCTCCGGCGGCCAGCACGCCCGGGCCTCGCTGGCGTGCGCGCTGCTCGGGCGCCCTGAGGTCCTGGTCCTCGACGAACCGACCGTCGGCCAGGATCCGGTGCTCAGGCAGGACCTGTGGCAGCAGTTCCACCAGCTCGCCGCCGACGGCACGCTGCTCGTCGTCTCCAGCCATGTGATGGACGAAGCAGGCAAGTGCGACCGCCTGCTGCTCATGCGCGACGGCCGGTTCGTCGCCGACGCGGAGCCCGCCGCACTCCGCGCCGATACCGGTACCGACGACCTCGAGGAGGCGTTCCTCCGGATCATCCGGGCGAACTCCGAGAAGACCGCGACGGAGGTGGCGTGA
- the hisI gene encoding phosphoribosyl-AMP cyclohydrolase: MTAPVRPSQLDPSIAAQLKRDAHGLVTAVVQQHDTREVLMVGWMDDEALHRTLTTGRATYWSRSRSEYWVKGETSGHRQWVRSVALDCDGDTLLVTVDQEGAACHTGDHTCFDARVLLRAPLDE; the protein is encoded by the coding sequence GTGACCGCACCCGTTCGCCCCTCGCAGCTCGACCCTTCGATCGCCGCACAGCTCAAGCGCGACGCGCACGGCCTGGTGACGGCGGTGGTCCAGCAGCACGACACCCGCGAGGTGCTGATGGTCGGCTGGATGGACGACGAGGCGCTGCACCGCACGCTCACCACCGGCCGGGCCACGTACTGGTCGCGGAGCCGCAGCGAGTACTGGGTGAAGGGCGAGACGTCCGGGCACCGGCAGTGGGTGCGGTCGGTCGCGCTCGACTGCGACGGCGACACGCTGCTCGTCACCGTCGATCAGGAGGGCGCGGCCTGCCACACCGGCGACCACACCTGCTTCGACGCCCGGGTGCTGCTACGGGCGCCACTCGACGAGTAG
- a CDS encoding PP2C family protein-serine/threonine phosphatase: MSEEMFDGLLQGSHRCHPEDLIDLIATHAAPVGLHDPVLYLADLQQVNLVRVPRGRIRPPIEPDERLPVDTTAVGRVFRRNQVRTVPIPDGRCQIWLPLLDGTERLGVLRLTVDADARHRLDPVLGRRARRLASLVALLVVSKRAYSDTLVELTRRDDMSLSAEMQWGLLPPLTFSTERIVVTGALEPAYQVAGDTFDYGIVDDGVHLALFDAAGHDLNSAVVVGLAAAAYRRGRRAGLDLVELGDTIDRTVAARFGPPELVTGVLAHFDAGTGGLQWVLRGHPPPVLLRDGKWVKTLEIKPGLPMGIGVHRPTELGTVQLEPGDRLLFYTDGVTEARDAEGAEFGLDRLVDFVIRREADQLPPPETLRRLIRTILDHQHGHLQDDATVLLVEWRP, encoded by the coding sequence GTGAGCGAGGAGATGTTCGACGGCTTACTACAGGGATCCCACCGGTGCCATCCGGAGGATCTGATCGACCTGATCGCGACCCACGCGGCGCCGGTCGGGTTGCACGATCCGGTGCTCTACCTCGCCGATCTGCAGCAGGTGAACCTGGTCCGGGTGCCGCGTGGCCGGATCCGCCCGCCGATCGAACCGGACGAGCGGCTGCCGGTCGACACGACGGCGGTCGGCCGGGTGTTCCGGCGGAACCAGGTGCGGACGGTGCCGATCCCGGACGGACGGTGCCAGATCTGGCTGCCGCTGCTGGACGGCACCGAACGGCTCGGCGTGTTACGGCTGACCGTGGACGCCGACGCCCGCCACCGGCTCGACCCGGTGCTCGGCCGCCGTGCTCGCCGCCTGGCGTCGCTCGTGGCGTTGCTGGTCGTGAGCAAGCGGGCCTACAGCGACACGCTGGTCGAGCTGACCCGGCGGGACGACATGAGCCTGTCCGCCGAGATGCAGTGGGGACTGCTCCCGCCGCTGACGTTCTCTACCGAGCGCATCGTGGTCACCGGCGCACTGGAGCCCGCGTACCAGGTGGCCGGTGACACGTTCGACTACGGCATCGTTGATGACGGCGTCCACCTGGCGTTGTTCGATGCGGCAGGGCACGACCTGAACTCGGCCGTCGTGGTCGGCCTGGCCGCAGCGGCCTACCGGCGGGGACGCCGGGCCGGCCTGGACCTGGTGGAGCTGGGCGACACGATCGACCGGACGGTGGCCGCACGGTTCGGACCGCCGGAGCTGGTAACCGGGGTGCTCGCCCACTTCGACGCGGGCACCGGCGGGCTGCAGTGGGTGCTGCGTGGGCATCCGCCGCCCGTGCTGCTCCGGGACGGCAAGTGGGTGAAGACGCTCGAGATCAAGCCGGGCCTGCCGATGGGGATCGGCGTCCACCGGCCGACCGAGCTCGGGACCGTGCAGCTCGAGCCCGGCGACCGGCTGCTCTTCTACACCGACGGCGTCACCGAGGCGCGGGACGCCGAGGGCGCGGAGTTCGGCCTCGACCGGCTGGTCGACTTCGTGATCCGGCGGGAGGCCGATCAGCTACCGCCGCCCGAGACGCTACGCCGGTTGATCCGGACGATCCTCGACCACCAGCACGGACACCTACAGGACGACGCGACGGTCCTACTCGTCGAGTGGCGCCCGTAG